A single region of the Methylocystis echinoides genome encodes:
- a CDS encoding phosphatidylserine decarboxylase has protein sequence MSVIDSVRKVLVPIHPEGYVFIAAFAVAAFVLDWISPTLGWIGFIATAWCVYFFRDPPRVTPLRDGLVVSPADGVVCSIGFFLPPPELGMGAEPMQRISVFMSVFDCHVNRMPVAGRVTKIAYKPGLFVNADLDKASEDNERNGLVIETPRGRFGVVQIAGLVARRIVCFIKEGESLGVGERFGLIRFGSRVDVYMPSSARAMVAVGTRAIAGETVLADMTAEAATLTFKTG, from the coding sequence ATGTCCGTCATCGACTCCGTTCGCAAAGTCCTCGTGCCCATCCATCCCGAGGGCTACGTCTTCATCGCGGCCTTCGCCGTGGCGGCCTTTGTGCTCGACTGGATTTCACCCACGCTCGGCTGGATCGGCTTCATCGCCACCGCCTGGTGCGTCTATTTCTTCCGCGACCCGCCGCGCGTGACGCCGCTCAGGGACGGGCTCGTCGTGTCGCCGGCCGACGGCGTCGTCTGCTCGATCGGCTTTTTCCTGCCGCCGCCGGAACTCGGCATGGGCGCGGAGCCGATGCAGCGCATCTCCGTCTTCATGAGCGTCTTCGACTGCCATGTGAACCGCATGCCGGTCGCCGGCCGCGTCACCAAGATCGCCTACAAGCCGGGTCTCTTCGTCAACGCCGATCTCGACAAGGCCAGCGAGGACAATGAGCGCAACGGCCTCGTCATCGAGACGCCGCGCGGCCGCTTCGGCGTGGTGCAGATCGCCGGCCTCGTCGCGCGCCGCATTGTCTGCTTCATCAAGGAAGGCGAGAGCCTCGGCGTCGGCGAGCGGTTCGGGCTGATCCGCTTCGGTTCGCGCGTCGATGTCTACATGCCGTCATCCGCCCGCGCCATGGTGGCGGTCGGCACGCGCGCCATCGCCGGCGAGACCGTGCTGGCCGACATGACCGCCGAGGCGGCGACGCTGACCTTCAAGACCGGCTGA
- a CDS encoding molybdopterin molybdotransferase MoeA: MTQNNLLSVDDALARVLRDARLLGVEDAALAAARGRTLAGDLVARRTQPPVDVSAMDGYALRAADLARGPVTLVGESAAGHGYGAALAPGEAVRIFTGAPVPVGADAILLQEDADAAEGLLRARPGASAGAHIRTAGLDFHEGRAAIAAGRRLGPAELALAAAMNHAILSVARRPRVALIASGDELVPPGAEPGPSQIISSNNFAVAAIAESAGAEVIDLGIFRDDLAELERAIGLARDAQADVIVTLGGASVGDRDLLRPALARQGMTLDFWKIAMRPGKPLISGRLGPAHILGLPGNPVASIVCALVFLAPLIRALQGDPDAGKDQTERAIAGADLPANKGRRDYMRAQLVTDAEGRLIATPQPMQDSSLLTELAQSQALLIREPGEPPLPAGAPCRIWRLQG, translated from the coding sequence ACGCGCGGCTTCTGGGCGTAGAAGACGCGGCGCTCGCCGCCGCGCGGGGCCGCACTCTGGCGGGCGATCTCGTGGCGCGGCGCACGCAGCCGCCGGTCGATGTCTCGGCGATGGACGGCTATGCGCTGCGCGCCGCCGATCTCGCCCGCGGCCCGGTCACATTGGTCGGCGAAAGCGCCGCCGGCCATGGCTATGGCGCGGCGCTGGCGCCCGGCGAGGCCGTGCGCATCTTCACCGGCGCCCCCGTCCCCGTCGGCGCGGACGCCATTCTGCTTCAGGAGGACGCCGACGCCGCCGAAGGCCTCCTGCGCGCGCGTCCCGGCGCGTCCGCCGGCGCCCACATCCGCACGGCGGGGCTCGACTTCCACGAGGGGCGCGCGGCGATTGCCGCCGGACGCCGACTCGGGCCGGCGGAACTGGCGCTGGCGGCGGCGATGAACCACGCCATTCTCTCCGTCGCGCGGCGTCCGCGCGTGGCGCTGATCGCCTCGGGCGATGAGCTCGTGCCGCCCGGCGCCGAGCCCGGCCCGTCGCAGATCATCTCCTCAAACAATTTCGCCGTGGCGGCCATCGCGGAAAGCGCGGGGGCGGAGGTCATCGACCTCGGCATTTTCCGCGACGACCTCGCCGAACTGGAACGCGCCATCGGCCTCGCCCGCGACGCGCAGGCGGATGTGATCGTGACGCTCGGCGGCGCCTCGGTCGGCGACCGCGACCTGCTGCGGCCGGCGCTGGCGCGTCAGGGCATGACGCTGGATTTCTGGAAAATCGCCATGCGGCCGGGCAAGCCACTGATTTCAGGGCGTCTCGGGCCAGCGCATATTCTCGGCTTGCCGGGCAATCCGGTGGCGTCCATCGTCTGCGCGCTGGTGTTTCTGGCCCCGCTGATCCGCGCCCTGCAGGGCGATCCCGACGCCGGCAAAGACCAGACCGAGCGCGCCATCGCCGGCGCCGATCTGCCGGCCAACAAGGGGCGGCGCGATTACATGCGCGCGCAACTCGTGACCGACGCCGAGGGGCGGCTGATCGCGACGCCGCAGCCCATGCAGGATTCCTCGCTGCTCACCGAGCTGGCGCAGTCGCAGGCGCTGCTGATCCGCGAGCCGGGCGAGCCGCCCTTGCCCGCCGGCGCGCCGTGCCGAATCTGGCGGCTGCAGGGGTAA
- the pssA gene encoding CDP-diacylglycerol--serine O-phosphatidyltransferase: MSEDLQGFELSPPEMRRLRFRNIPLRVVLPNLVTLLALCMGLTAIRYAIEEDFVKAVTAIMAAAVLDGLDGRIARAIKGTSRFGAELDSLADFVDFGVAPGLLLYLWSLHEIKGLGWFAVLAFAIAGALRLARFNVMIDDPGKPAWQAEFFVGMPAPAGAVTVLLPLYLHFSVLELPASKALVPFYIIYVLAIAFLMASRIPHFSGKRIGRIPRDLVIPVLFGVGVTALLLATYPMEVLSVVSVAFLAMIPFSVKRYNALAKAEMEKAQASGAPQE, translated from the coding sequence ATGAGCGAAGATCTTCAGGGCTTCGAGCTGTCGCCGCCGGAGATGCGGCGACTGCGTTTCCGCAACATCCCGCTCCGCGTGGTGCTGCCCAACCTCGTGACGCTGCTCGCGCTCTGCATGGGCCTGACCGCGATCCGCTACGCCATCGAGGAAGACTTTGTGAAGGCCGTCACCGCCATCATGGCGGCGGCGGTGCTCGACGGGTTGGACGGCCGCATCGCGCGCGCCATCAAGGGCACCTCGCGTTTCGGCGCGGAGCTGGATTCGCTTGCCGATTTCGTCGATTTCGGCGTCGCGCCGGGGCTGCTGCTCTATCTGTGGAGCCTGCATGAGATCAAGGGTCTCGGCTGGTTCGCCGTGCTCGCCTTCGCCATCGCCGGCGCGCTGCGTCTCGCGCGCTTCAATGTGATGATCGACGATCCGGGCAAGCCGGCGTGGCAGGCGGAATTCTTCGTCGGCATGCCGGCGCCCGCCGGCGCCGTGACCGTGCTGCTGCCGCTCTATCTGCATTTCTCGGTTCTGGAGCTGCCGGCCTCGAAAGCGCTCGTGCCGTTCTACATCATCTATGTGCTGGCCATCGCCTTTCTCATGGCGAGCCGCATTCCGCATTTCTCGGGCAAGCGCATCGGCCGCATTCCGCGCGATCTCGTCATTCCGGTGCTGTTCGGCGTCGGCGTGACGGCGCTGCTGCTGGCGACCTATCCCATGGAAGTGCTGTCAGTCGTCAGCGTCGCCTTCCTCGCCATGATCCCCTTCAGCGTGAAGCGCTACAATGCGCTGGCGAAGGCGGAAATGGAGAAGGCGCAGGCGAGCGGCGCGCCGCAGGAATAA
- a CDS encoding succinate dehydrogenase iron-sulfur subunit has protein sequence MVEFTLPKNSVIGEGKVWPKPEGAANLREYRIYRYDPDSGANPRIDTFFVDTDDCGPMVLDAIIWIKNKIDPTLTFRRSCREGICGSCSMNIDGVNTLACTKGMDEIDGPVKLYPLPHMGVVKDLVPDLTIFYEQHAAIEPWLHAGANPEKERLQSPQERAKLDGLYECILCACCSTACPSYWWNSDRFLGPAALLQAFRWVQDSRDEATAERLDYVDDVFRLYRCHTIMNCTKVCPKGLSPAKAIADLKNLAIERQEA, from the coding sequence ATGGTCGAATTTACCCTCCCCAAGAACTCCGTCATTGGCGAAGGCAAGGTCTGGCCGAAGCCCGAGGGCGCGGCCAATCTGCGCGAATACAGGATCTATCGCTACGATCCGGACAGCGGCGCCAATCCGCGCATCGACACTTTCTTCGTCGATACGGATGATTGCGGGCCGATGGTTCTCGACGCCATCATCTGGATCAAGAACAAGATCGATCCGACGCTGACCTTCCGCCGCTCCTGCCGCGAAGGCATTTGCGGCTCCTGCTCGATGAACATCGACGGCGTCAACACGCTCGCCTGCACCAAGGGCATGGATGAGATCGACGGGCCGGTCAAACTTTACCCGCTGCCGCATATGGGCGTGGTGAAGGATCTCGTTCCCGATCTGACGATCTTCTATGAGCAGCATGCGGCGATCGAGCCCTGGCTGCACGCTGGCGCCAATCCCGAGAAGGAGCGCCTGCAATCGCCGCAAGAGCGCGCCAAGCTCGACGGGCTCTATGAGTGCATTCTCTGCGCCTGCTGCTCGACGGCCTGTCCGAGCTATTGGTGGAACTCCGACCGCTTCCTGGGTCCGGCGGCGCTGCTTCAGGCGTTCCGCTGGGTGCAGGATTCGCGCGACGAGGCGACGGCGGAGCGGCTCGATTACGTCGACGACGTGTTCCGTCTCTACCGCTGCCACACGATCATGAACTGCACGAAAGTGTGCCCCAAGGGCCTGTCGCCCGCCAAGGCCATCGCCGATCTGAAGAATCTGGCGATCGAGCGTCAGGAAGCCTGA